Proteins co-encoded in one Spirosoma endbachense genomic window:
- a CDS encoding HAD family hydrolase, which translates to MNSGNNTSTLKNLIFDLGDVIIPIDLTAPVRNFAMLANLPETEVQAIWKQYDILNKYETGLVDDNAFRTHVRQVLKNDSWADEVIDTAWNTVLLDLPVERIERIKELKQNCRLFLLSNTSPIHIRQVNHVLSEMNQPTLEELFEQVFYSYEVRLAKPSPEIYQHVLAKAGLVAEETAFFDDNAANIRAALELGIRAIHVQAPKTILDYLKDI; encoded by the coding sequence ATGAATTCTGGAAATAATACCTCAACGCTCAAAAATCTCATATTCGACCTCGGCGACGTTATTATCCCGATTGACCTGACTGCTCCCGTCCGCAACTTTGCGATGCTTGCCAACTTGCCTGAAACTGAAGTACAGGCTATCTGGAAGCAGTACGATATCCTGAATAAGTACGAAACAGGTCTTGTCGATGACAACGCTTTCCGGACTCATGTCCGTCAGGTGCTAAAAAATGACTCCTGGGCCGATGAGGTTATTGATACAGCCTGGAATACGGTATTACTCGACCTGCCGGTCGAACGTATCGAACGCATTAAAGAACTGAAGCAGAATTGCCGGCTTTTTCTGTTAAGTAATACGAGTCCGATTCATATCCGTCAGGTCAACCACGTGCTTTCGGAAATGAATCAGCCAACGCTTGAGGAACTCTTCGAGCAAGTATTTTATTCCTATGAAGTCCGGCTGGCCAAACCGTCTCCCGAAATTTATCAGCACGTTCTGGCAAAAGCGGGATTAGTCGCCGAAGAAACAGCTTTCTTTGACGATAATGCCGCGAATATCCGGGCGGCTCTAGAGTTAGGGATTCGGGCCATTCACGTTCAGGCGCCAAAAACTATTTTGGATTACTTAAAAGATATATGA